The following are encoded together in the Sphingomicrobium clamense genome:
- the glnE gene encoding bifunctional [glutamate--ammonia ligase]-adenylyl-L-tyrosine phosphorylase/[glutamate--ammonia-ligase] adenylyltransferase → MNRIGANRPEALERAKAHSPFLRRLCEQRESLVATFLEEGSEAAISEALDVRDEDVVRALRRQRGGLALTVALGDLAGELSLEEVTRHLSDFADRAIDQALAAALSERCEGAALQGISVISLGKLGSRELNYSSDVDLILIYDPDRLPVREGRDVAEEAVRIGQRFVKILQERTPDGYVVRVDLRLRPASEVTPIVLPVDAAISHYESQAMGWERAAFIRARVGGGDPVLGQRFLDAVQPFVWRRAIDFGAVEEIRAVGARIRAHYAEGQHFGPGYDLKRGRGGIREVEFYVQAQQLIHGGRAPELRVPATLDAIAALSVAGHFDETTATVLADAYRDLRTAEHRVQMIDDRQTHDIPEQAEALEQVAALAGASSEAWLGSLEPHTGRVGALFDDLAGDERRLPRDAAKLERTLDKLGFDDARSAARLIGEWRTGRARSLRSMPARRAFEAMLPGLVEAIAEAPHPNHALNRFADLVDRLPSGINIYRLLEARPDLAQQLALILSLAPALADQLARRPVLFDGLVDRSALGSPGSAADMAEALTEEMEPLDYDVALDRARRSINEKRFGVGVQLISGRVDPLEAARRYAVIAEGAVRALAARTVREFELIRGRFPEGGGLVILGLGRLGGEALTHASDLDIIFLYDVLSEGRSNGARPLGPGDYYNRLANRVSAALSVPTAAGPLYEVDTRLRPEGKNGPLAVSIDAFLDYQRNDAWTWEHMAMARARVVYGDPKSAATVMDGLHDILTAERDGEDTLEAVRAMRRQMREHKPPKGPHDLKLSEGGLVDLEFGVHARQLLAGDHFHPDLNKAVDALVGAGLAPDTLVEDHRLLTRALVAMRLVAPDDGQPSRAARGWLAKELNKQDWDSLLAALDAARQRVAEFWQSTGETT, encoded by the coding sequence ATGAACCGCATCGGAGCCAATCGTCCGGAAGCGCTCGAAAGAGCGAAGGCGCATAGCCCCTTCCTGAGGCGGTTATGCGAGCAGCGTGAAAGCCTCGTGGCGACCTTTTTAGAAGAGGGCAGTGAGGCCGCAATCAGCGAAGCGCTGGACGTGCGCGACGAGGACGTCGTGCGCGCGCTTCGCCGGCAGCGAGGCGGGCTTGCCCTGACGGTCGCGCTGGGAGACCTGGCGGGTGAATTGTCGCTCGAGGAAGTCACTCGGCATCTCTCCGACTTCGCCGACCGCGCCATCGACCAGGCGCTCGCCGCTGCCCTTTCGGAACGGTGCGAAGGGGCTGCGCTGCAAGGCATCTCGGTCATCTCGCTCGGCAAGCTTGGCAGCCGCGAGCTCAATTATTCCTCCGATGTCGATTTGATCCTCATCTATGATCCCGACCGACTGCCGGTGCGCGAGGGACGCGACGTGGCGGAAGAGGCGGTGCGGATCGGCCAGCGCTTCGTAAAGATCCTGCAGGAGCGCACCCCCGACGGCTATGTCGTGCGGGTGGACCTGCGCTTGCGCCCGGCGAGCGAAGTCACGCCCATCGTCTTGCCGGTCGATGCAGCAATTTCGCACTATGAGAGCCAGGCGATGGGCTGGGAGCGTGCCGCATTCATCCGTGCTCGTGTCGGGGGCGGGGATCCCGTGCTCGGCCAACGCTTCCTCGATGCGGTCCAACCCTTCGTGTGGCGCCGCGCGATCGACTTTGGCGCGGTTGAAGAGATTCGCGCCGTCGGCGCCCGCATCCGCGCCCATTACGCCGAAGGACAGCATTTCGGCCCGGGATACGACCTCAAGCGCGGGCGTGGCGGCATCCGCGAAGTCGAGTTCTACGTCCAGGCGCAGCAGCTGATCCATGGCGGACGCGCGCCCGAATTGCGCGTTCCCGCGACGCTCGACGCGATCGCGGCGCTCAGTGTCGCCGGCCATTTCGACGAGACCACCGCGACCGTGCTCGCCGACGCCTATCGCGACCTGCGCACCGCGGAACACCGCGTCCAGATGATCGACGATCGCCAGACCCACGATATTCCCGAGCAGGCCGAAGCGCTCGAACAAGTCGCGGCGCTCGCCGGGGCGTCGAGCGAGGCATGGCTTGGCTCGCTCGAGCCGCACACGGGTCGCGTCGGGGCGCTGTTTGACGATCTTGCGGGCGACGAACGCCGCCTGCCGCGTGACGCCGCCAAGCTGGAGCGGACGCTCGACAAGCTCGGCTTCGACGATGCCCGCTCCGCTGCCCGACTGATTGGCGAGTGGCGCACGGGACGCGCGCGCTCCCTGCGCTCGATGCCCGCCCGCCGCGCGTTCGAGGCGATGTTGCCGGGGCTGGTCGAGGCGATCGCCGAGGCGCCGCACCCCAACCACGCACTCAACCGCTTCGCCGACCTCGTCGACCGGCTGCCTAGCGGCATCAACATTTATCGCCTCCTTGAGGCGCGGCCCGACCTGGCGCAGCAGCTCGCGCTCATCCTGAGCCTCGCACCCGCGCTGGCCGACCAGTTGGCGCGGCGACCGGTGCTGTTCGACGGGCTCGTCGACCGCTCGGCGCTCGGGTCGCCGGGGTCCGCCGCCGACATGGCCGAAGCCCTCACGGAAGAGATGGAGCCGCTCGATTATGACGTGGCGCTCGATCGCGCGCGCCGGTCGATCAACGAAAAGCGTTTCGGTGTTGGCGTCCAGCTCATCTCGGGCCGCGTCGATCCGCTCGAGGCGGCGCGGCGATATGCTGTCATCGCCGAAGGCGCGGTGCGCGCGCTTGCGGCGCGGACGGTGCGCGAATTCGAGCTGATCCGCGGGCGTTTTCCCGAGGGAGGGGGGCTGGTCATCCTCGGGCTCGGGCGGTTGGGCGGCGAGGCGCTGACCCACGCTTCGGACCTCGATATCATCTTCCTCTATGACGTCTTGTCCGAAGGCCGTTCCAACGGTGCGCGCCCGCTCGGTCCGGGCGACTATTACAACCGGCTCGCCAATCGCGTGTCCGCCGCCCTGTCGGTGCCGACCGCGGCAGGGCCGCTCTACGAGGTCGACACGCGCCTTCGCCCCGAAGGAAAGAATGGCCCGCTGGCTGTCTCGATCGACGCCTTTCTCGACTATCAGCGCAACGATGCCTGGACGTGGGAGCATATGGCGATGGCACGCGCGCGGGTCGTCTATGGCGACCCCAAATCGGCAGCAACCGTGATGGACGGGCTGCACGACATCCTGACTGCCGAGCGCGATGGCGAGGACACGCTCGAGGCGGTGCGCGCGATGCGGCGCCAGATGCGCGAGCACAAACCACCCAAGGGGCCACACGATCTCAAACTGTCCGAGGGCGGGCTGGTGGACCTCGAATTCGGGGTGCACGCGCGGCAACTGCTTGCGGGCGACCATTTCCACCCGGACCTCAACAAGGCTGTCGACGCCCTGGTAGGAGCGGGGCTCGCACCCGATACGCTGGTCGAAGACCATAGGCTGCTGACCCGCGCGCTGGTGGCGATGCGGCTGGTCGCGCCCGATGACGGCCAACCTTCGCGCGCCGCGCGGGGTTGGCTGGCCAAGGAGTTGAACAAGCAGGACTGGGATAGCCTCCTTGCGGCCTTGGACGCGGCACGGCAAAGGGTGGCCGAGTTTTGGCAATCGACCGGAGAGACGACATGA
- a CDS encoding NepR family anti-sigma factor, with translation MPAGKENHERNAEKQSKRSKDDHFGRALKTVYDETLREDVPDEFKDLLGKLK, from the coding sequence ATGCCCGCAGGCAAGGAAAATCATGAGCGCAACGCCGAAAAGCAGAGTAAGCGCTCGAAAGACGATCATTTCGGTCGCGCGCTCAAGACGGTTTATGACGAAACGCTTCGTGAAGACGTCCCCGACGAATTCAAGGATCTGCTCGGCAAGCTCAAATAG
- a CDS encoding NAD(P)-dependent oxidoreductase, whose translation MTRKVGLVGVGTLGDPVARHLVAAGHDLTLYNRTRAKAEAVEGARVADDAASLIAECDVIFLVLATEEQSDEVLGSASDLSGKTIVQLATTSPDYSEGLQTRISEAAGVYVEAPISGSRVPAERGELVAMLAGEPQAKASVRDLFEPFTAKLIDCGAVPKGIAMKLASNVMLGPLMLGIVESMAFAKRAGLDLETFGALLKNSQMASPILGVKVDKILSGDWSPQAQMDNVITSGGDAVKLAHRLGMEGTLLEHALVHVEKACAAGLDKEDVAAVFKLLADEPKA comes from the coding sequence GTGACCCGCAAGGTCGGGCTGGTCGGTGTCGGCACGCTGGGCGATCCGGTCGCGCGTCATCTGGTCGCGGCGGGGCATGACCTGACGCTCTACAATCGCACGCGCGCCAAGGCCGAGGCGGTCGAAGGCGCGCGCGTCGCCGACGATGCGGCGAGCCTGATTGCGGAGTGCGATGTCATCTTCCTCGTGCTGGCGACCGAGGAGCAGTCCGACGAGGTGCTTGGCAGCGCTTCGGACCTGTCGGGCAAGACGATCGTGCAGCTGGCGACAACGTCGCCCGACTATAGCGAGGGGCTGCAGACGCGCATCTCGGAGGCGGCCGGCGTCTATGTCGAAGCGCCGATTTCGGGCAGCCGCGTGCCCGCCGAGCGCGGCGAATTGGTGGCGATGCTTGCCGGTGAACCGCAAGCGAAGGCGTCGGTGCGCGACCTGTTCGAACCGTTCACGGCCAAGCTGATCGACTGCGGCGCGGTGCCCAAGGGGATCGCGATGAAGCTGGCGTCCAATGTCATGCTCGGCCCGCTCATGCTCGGCATCGTCGAATCGATGGCCTTCGCCAAACGGGCAGGGCTCGATCTCGAGACCTTCGGCGCGCTTTTGAAGAACAGCCAGATGGCAAGCCCGATTCTGGGCGTGAAGGTCGACAAGATCCTGTCGGGCGACTGGAGCCCGCAGGCGCAGATGGACAATGTCATCACCAGTGGCGGCGATGCGGTGAAGCTGGCGCACCGGCTGGGCATGGAGGGCACATTGCTCGAACATGCGCTGGTCCACGTCGAGAAGGCCTGCGCCGCGGGGCTCGACAAGGAAGACGTCGCCGCGGTGTTCAAATTGCTGGCGGACGAGCCAAAAGCCTAG
- a CDS encoding sensor histidine kinase: MSRSSSFPLPTPVTLFFVLLVALAPIGGLFVYAAIQEIDRGHETRRGQAAGEMLAGARAVEALVARNALALRVAANGALIAGNEDPCEVAREAVEIAPALSRDFAITGADGTQICGDARPDAPEGDAVRPGGVRMWIAPDNDGLVVRVGVADGTATSLIAAEELSNAVRDVSPDIENFHLDDGRQQLRLFGNAPLSAGEDIERLTLDIAGGRLEAGAAMPVRIVDWQDRQLVLLPILMWLLAAGIAWALVELILTRPIRRLRRAVVDYDPVGEDFHLPDQRGAASEVRDLGEAFVDTFGRIEESEEQLVNALDGQRRLVREVHHRVKNNLQVVASLLNIHSRTAVGEEAQQAYAGIGRRVEALAVVHRNHFAEVEESRGIQLRPLITELSSGLRASAPEGQAAAMQLDLDSASTTQDTAVAAAFLITEIVEYVMNHAPDTAIEIALRRTSELTARLSVSSEGLIEQSETDPDERKQFDRVVDGLARQLRSALDRRVGSYSVELPIFPEN, translated from the coding sequence GTGAGCCGCTCCTCCTCATTCCCTCTCCCCACCCCGGTCACGCTATTCTTCGTGCTGCTGGTCGCGCTCGCGCCGATCGGGGGGCTGTTCGTCTATGCGGCGATCCAGGAGATCGATCGCGGTCACGAAACCCGGCGCGGCCAGGCGGCGGGCGAAATGCTTGCCGGCGCACGCGCAGTCGAGGCGCTGGTCGCCCGCAATGCCCTCGCGCTTCGCGTGGCGGCCAATGGCGCGCTCATCGCGGGAAATGAAGACCCGTGCGAGGTCGCCCGCGAGGCCGTTGAGATCGCCCCGGCCCTGTCTCGCGACTTCGCCATTACCGGCGCCGACGGCACGCAGATTTGTGGCGATGCCCGGCCCGACGCGCCTGAAGGCGATGCGGTGCGGCCGGGCGGCGTGCGCATGTGGATTGCACCCGACAATGATGGCCTCGTCGTGCGCGTCGGTGTCGCCGATGGCACTGCGACCAGCCTCATCGCCGCCGAAGAACTCAGCAACGCGGTGCGCGACGTCAGCCCCGACATCGAAAATTTCCATCTTGACGATGGTCGGCAACAGCTCCGCCTGTTCGGCAATGCGCCGCTTTCCGCGGGCGAAGACATCGAACGACTGACCCTCGACATTGCCGGCGGGCGGCTCGAGGCCGGGGCGGCGATGCCGGTGCGCATCGTCGACTGGCAGGATCGCCAACTCGTTCTTCTGCCCATCCTAATGTGGCTGCTTGCCGCCGGGATCGCGTGGGCGCTGGTCGAACTTATCTTGACCCGGCCAATCCGCCGGTTGCGCCGCGCGGTCGTCGACTACGACCCCGTGGGCGAAGACTTCCACCTCCCCGACCAGCGCGGCGCAGCCAGTGAAGTGCGCGACCTGGGCGAGGCCTTCGTCGATACGTTTGGGCGGATCGAGGAGAGCGAAGAGCAGCTCGTCAACGCCCTCGACGGACAGCGACGCCTCGTGCGCGAGGTCCATCACCGCGTTAAGAACAACCTCCAGGTCGTCGCGAGCCTGCTCAACATTCATTCGCGCACTGCGGTCGGCGAGGAAGCGCAGCAGGCCTATGCCGGGATCGGTCGCCGCGTCGAAGCGCTGGCGGTCGTCCACCGCAATCATTTCGCCGAGGTCGAGGAAAGCCGCGGCATCCAGCTCCGTCCGCTCATCACCGAACTTTCTTCGGGCCTTCGGGCAAGCGCGCCGGAGGGCCAGGCGGCAGCGATGCAGCTCGACCTCGACAGCGCATCGACCACGCAGGACACGGCGGTTGCCGCCGCCTTCCTGATCACCGAAATCGTCGAATATGTGATGAACCACGCGCCCGATACGGCGATCGAGATTGCCTTGCGCCGTACCAGTGAGCTGACCGCAAGATTGTCGGTCAGCAGCGAGGGCCTGATCGAACAATCCGAAACCGACCCCGACGAGCGCAAGCAGTTCGACCGCGTGGTCGACGGACTCGCGCGCCAGCTCCGTTCGGCGCTCGACCGTCGGGTGGGGAGCTACTCGGTGGAGCTTCCGATTTTCCCGGAAAATTGA
- a CDS encoding lipopolysaccharide biosynthesis protein has protein sequence MSESLKRAGLNFSKLLSGKAVGAVLSVVYLAIAARELGPAGFGVLALMHGVIQFLGGTVAFSGWQTLVRYGQRPLREGDMAGLRSVFRFTASIEAVLALVAILIAFFFLPYAARAGGWGAEAEAWAPFYAFTILMAARQTPFGLLQLYRKFTWLGIHAAVMPVTRLIGTLVVVWLGLGLPGFLIAWMAAAVFEGVSLWALALWLLHREGAGWPGLGRFRETLQRFPGIGRYAFVSNADYTLVNVTPLAIPLLVGAVLGPAAAGLFTLAARATNALLQPAILIGQSGFEVISDLASRKRWAELKVMLAKGTAYAIGFGLLIAAIFLVSGDTVMAIFGGPEFAAAGGILALVAIARALAMAQPGLAAALAALSHPGTSLAISAGTGLLAIPAMVWAMRTYDLDGAGYVMIGQAVAATALAALATSLILRSKSA, from the coding sequence GTGAGCGAGAGCCTCAAGCGGGCAGGACTGAATTTCTCCAAACTGCTGTCGGGCAAAGCGGTCGGCGCGGTGCTGTCGGTCGTCTATCTCGCCATCGCCGCGCGCGAGCTGGGGCCTGCGGGGTTCGGCGTCCTCGCGCTCATGCACGGGGTGATCCAGTTTCTGGGCGGTACGGTCGCCTTTTCGGGCTGGCAGACGCTCGTTCGGTACGGGCAGCGGCCGCTGCGCGAGGGCGACATGGCGGGGCTGCGCTCGGTCTTTCGCTTTACCGCCAGCATCGAGGCAGTGCTGGCATTGGTCGCGATACTGATCGCCTTCTTCTTCCTTCCCTACGCGGCGCGCGCGGGCGGCTGGGGCGCGGAGGCCGAAGCGTGGGCTCCCTTCTACGCCTTCACCATTCTGATGGCGGCGCGGCAGACGCCCTTCGGGCTGCTCCAGCTCTATCGCAAGTTCACCTGGCTCGGCATTCACGCCGCTGTGATGCCAGTCACGCGGCTAATCGGTACGCTGGTCGTGGTCTGGCTCGGGCTCGGCCTGCCCGGTTTCCTGATCGCGTGGATGGCGGCGGCCGTTTTCGAAGGTGTCAGCCTGTGGGCGCTGGCGCTCTGGCTGCTGCACCGCGAGGGCGCGGGCTGGCCGGGGCTGGGGCGGTTCAGGGAGACGCTACAGCGCTTCCCCGGCATCGGCCGCTACGCCTTCGTCTCCAACGCAGACTACACGCTGGTCAACGTCACTCCACTCGCCATCCCGCTGCTCGTTGGCGCGGTGCTGGGTCCGGCGGCGGCGGGCCTGTTCACGCTGGCGGCGCGCGCGACCAATGCGCTGCTCCAGCCTGCCATCCTGATCGGCCAGTCAGGCTTCGAAGTCATCAGCGATCTCGCGTCTCGCAAGCGCTGGGCCGAGCTCAAGGTGATGCTCGCCAAGGGCACCGCCTACGCCATTGGCTTCGGCCTGCTTATCGCCGCCATCTTCCTTGTTTCGGGCGACACGGTCATGGCGATCTTCGGGGGACCCGAATTCGCGGCAGCGGGAGGAATCCTCGCGCTCGTCGCCATCGCCCGCGCGCTTGCCATGGCGCAGCCCGGGCTCGCCGCCGCGCTGGCTGCGTTGAGCCATCCCGGCACCAGCCTTGCCATTAGCGCAGGCACCGGGTTGCTCGCCATTCCGGCGATGGTCTGGGCGATGCGCACCTACGATCTCGACGGGGCAGGCTACGTGATGATCGGGCAGGCGGTCGCGGCGACCGCGCTCGCGGCCCTCGCAACGTCACTGATTCTGAGGTCGAAAAGCGCTTAA
- a CDS encoding PaaI family thioesterase, whose translation MTSEDDQNMAESEENRPGGAVPDPDNPGWLCWPHIPPEKFAAQIGVLSFKPEGEGQARVRMQVEDRHMNPGGSIHGGAVMSFIDMALFAGGRCAGMAEGHYVTLEMSTRFLKRGSAGKPLDAVVRINRQTPGGLVFIAGHCEQDGEPCYDFHGTLKRVRDPRDKK comes from the coding sequence ATGACGAGCGAAGATGACCAAAACATGGCGGAATCAGAGGAAAACCGGCCCGGCGGCGCGGTGCCCGACCCGGACAATCCCGGCTGGCTGTGCTGGCCGCACATCCCGCCCGAGAAATTCGCCGCACAGATCGGCGTCCTGTCCTTCAAGCCCGAGGGTGAGGGACAGGCCCGCGTGCGCATGCAGGTCGAAGACCGCCACATGAACCCCGGCGGCTCGATACACGGCGGCGCGGTGATGAGCTTCATCGACATGGCGCTGTTCGCGGGCGGGCGCTGCGCAGGCATGGCGGAAGGCCATTACGTGACGCTCGAAATGTCCACCCGCTTCCTCAAGCGCGGGTCGGCGGGTAAGCCTCTCGACGCTGTTGTGCGCATCAATCGCCAGACGCCCGGCGGGCTGGTCTTCATCGCCGGTCATTGCGAGCAGGATGGCGAGCCCTGCTACGACTTTCACGGCACGCTTAAGCGCGTGCGCGACCCGCGCGACAAGAAGTGA
- a CDS encoding succinate dehydrogenase iron-sulfur subunit encodes MAEFTLPKNSKIKKGTEHPAESGGRLKKFKIYRYDPDTGANPRYDTYTIDLDDCGPMVLDAIIKIKNEIDPTLTFRRSCREGICGSCSMNMDGKNGLACTTAIEDMKGTVRITPLPHMEVVKDLVPDFTHFYAQYASIEPWMKTETPEPSGKERKQAPEDRAKLDGLYECILCACCSTSCPSYWWNSDRFLGPAILLQAYRWLADSRDEATGERLDQLEDPYRLYRCHTIMNCANVCPKGLNPAKAIAETKKMIAERAA; translated from the coding sequence GTGGCCGAATTCACCCTGCCCAAGAACAGCAAGATCAAGAAGGGCACGGAGCACCCTGCCGAAAGCGGCGGGCGCCTGAAAAAATTCAAGATCTATCGCTACGACCCCGATACGGGCGCCAACCCGCGCTACGACACGTATACGATCGACCTCGACGATTGCGGGCCGATGGTCCTCGACGCGATCATCAAGATCAAGAACGAGATCGACCCGACGCTGACCTTCCGTCGTTCGTGTCGCGAAGGCATTTGCGGCAGCTGTTCGATGAACATGGACGGCAAGAACGGGCTCGCCTGCACCACTGCGATCGAGGATATGAAGGGCACGGTCCGCATCACGCCGCTGCCACACATGGAAGTGGTCAAGGACCTGGTCCCCGATTTCACCCACTTCTACGCGCAATATGCCTCGATCGAGCCGTGGATGAAGACCGAAACGCCCGAGCCTTCGGGCAAGGAGCGCAAGCAGGCACCTGAAGACCGCGCCAAGCTGGACGGGCTCTACGAGTGCATCCTGTGCGCCTGCTGCTCGACCTCGTGCCCGAGCTATTGGTGGAACTCGGACCGCTTCCTTGGCCCGGCAATTCTGCTGCAGGCCTATCGTTGGCTCGCCGACAGCCGTGACGAAGCGACGGGCGAGCGGCTCGACCAGCTCGAGGATCCGTATCGCCTCTATCGCTGCCACACGATCATGAACTGCGCGAACGTGTGCCCGAAGGGCTTGAACCCCGCCAAGGCGATCGCCGAAACCAAGAAGATGATCGCCGAGCGCGCCGCTTAA
- a CDS encoding sigma-70 family RNA polymerase sigma factor — MAKGRKDEPPAESRPDPVPLPDDEFKDQLAQVIPHLRAFGRSLSGNRDMADDLVQETLLKAWAARKRFQAGTNMRAWTFIILRNLFLSQMRRARFKGEWDEITAAKILSAPAEQDKHVDLGDMQRALLELPQPQREALILVGAGGFAYEEAAQICGCAVGTIKSRVARGRVALENLMQSDQLPSRRQHKTNPEKSALEEIMGEVDDLSQD; from the coding sequence GTGGCAAAGGGCAGGAAGGACGAGCCACCGGCAGAAAGCCGGCCGGATCCGGTGCCGCTGCCGGACGACGAGTTCAAGGACCAGCTCGCGCAGGTCATTCCCCATCTTCGCGCCTTCGGTCGTTCGCTTTCGGGCAATCGCGACATGGCCGACGATCTGGTGCAGGAAACGCTGCTCAAGGCGTGGGCCGCGCGCAAGCGCTTCCAGGCGGGCACCAACATGCGCGCCTGGACCTTCATCATCCTGCGCAACCTGTTTCTGAGCCAGATGCGCCGCGCCCGCTTCAAGGGCGAATGGGACGAAATCACCGCCGCGAAAATCCTGTCGGCTCCGGCCGAGCAGGACAAGCATGTCGATCTTGGCGATATGCAGCGCGCACTTCTCGAACTACCGCAGCCGCAACGTGAGGCGCTGATCCTCGTCGGTGCGGGTGGGTTTGCTTATGAAGAAGCCGCGCAAATCTGTGGTTGTGCCGTGGGCACGATCAAGAGCCGCGTCGCACGCGGGCGCGTCGCGCTCGAAAATCTCATGCAGTCGGACCAGCTCCCCTCGCGTCGCCAGCACAAGACGAATCCCGAAAAATCGGCGCTCGAGGAAATCATGGGCGAAGTCGACGATCTCAGCCAGGACTGA
- a CDS encoding response regulator — protein sequence MSLGDDLAPHLPFLRRYARALTGSQSHGDNFVRTTLETIVDNPEEFPKDVDPRLGLYRTFHAIWSTANIEEDVDPAGNNEAESIAQARLSKITPLSRQALLLTSLEGFSNEDTAYLIDVPSDDVETLVNEAMGEIERQTRADVLIIEDEPIIAMDIETIVRDLGHNVTGVAVTRDEAVAQAHSQTPSLVLADIQLADDSSGIDAVKDILQDFKVPVIFITAFPERLLTGSRPEPTFLITKPFQRATVKAAISQALFFDAATVPA from the coding sequence ATGTCGCTTGGAGACGATCTCGCCCCGCATCTTCCCTTCCTCCGCCGCTATGCGCGCGCGCTGACGGGAAGCCAGAGCCACGGCGACAACTTCGTCCGCACCACGCTGGAGACCATCGTCGACAATCCGGAAGAATTTCCCAAGGACGTCGATCCGCGCCTCGGCCTCTACCGGACGTTCCACGCGATCTGGTCGACCGCCAATATCGAGGAAGACGTCGATCCGGCTGGCAATAACGAGGCGGAAAGCATCGCGCAGGCGCGCCTGTCGAAGATCACGCCGCTGTCGCGCCAGGCGCTGCTGCTGACCAGCCTCGAAGGCTTTTCGAACGAAGATACGGCCTATCTGATCGACGTGCCGAGCGACGACGTCGAAACGCTCGTCAACGAGGCGATGGGCGAGATCGAGCGCCAGACGCGCGCCGACGTGCTGATCATCGAGGACGAGCCGATCATCGCGATGGATATCGAGACCATCGTGCGTGACCTTGGTCACAACGTCACCGGCGTTGCCGTCACGCGCGACGAAGCGGTTGCCCAGGCGCACAGCCAGACGCCGAGCCTCGTGCTTGCCGACATCCAGTTGGCAGACGACAGTTCGGGTATCGATGCGGTCAAGGACATCCTGCAGGACTTCAAGGTGCCGGTGATCTTCATCACCGCCTTCCCCGAGCGCCTGCTGACCGGCTCGCGGCCCGAACCGACCTTCCTGATCACCAAGCCGTTCCAGCGGGCGACCGTGAAAGCGGCGATCAGCCAGGCGCTGTTCTTCGACGCAGCGACCGTGCCGGCCTGA
- a CDS encoding peroxiredoxin, translated as MMGVGDKVPSLKVEPVGGEPLDLGAPGRTTVLFFYPKDMTPGCTTESIDFTGLKGEFEKAGAQVIGVSRDSEARHEKFIAKHDLTVPLISDEDGAVSDAFGTWGLKKFMGREFMGMIRSTFVIGADGTIKAAWPKVRVKNHAAEVLEAVKGL; from the coding sequence ATGATGGGAGTGGGCGACAAGGTACCGAGCCTCAAGGTGGAGCCGGTTGGGGGCGAGCCGCTCGACCTCGGTGCGCCGGGACGCACGACGGTGCTGTTCTTCTACCCCAAAGACATGACGCCGGGCTGCACCACCGAATCGATCGATTTCACAGGCCTCAAGGGCGAGTTCGAGAAAGCGGGTGCACAGGTCATCGGCGTGTCACGCGACAGCGAGGCGCGGCACGAGAAATTCATCGCCAAGCATGACCTCACCGTGCCGCTCATCTCCGACGAGGATGGCGCGGTCAGCGACGCGTTCGGGACGTGGGGCCTCAAGAAATTCATGGGCCGAGAATTCATGGGCATGATCCGCTCGACCTTCGTCATCGGCGCGGACGGCACGATCAAGGCCGCCTGGCCCAAGGTGCGCGTGAAAAATCACGCCGCCGAAGTGCTCGAGGCGGTGAAGGGGCTGTGA